The Reinekea forsetii genome contains the following window.
ATTTTCGGGAAGCGCCCGGTTCCGGTCCGATCTTGAAAGCAGATGATGGCGGGTCATGCCAGCAAAACTTTGCCATTCTGATGACCGATGGAGTCTGGAACGGTAACAGTCCAGAGGTTGGTAATCAGGACGCCAATACGGCCTCGCCGTTCGACGGTGGCCTCTATGCGGATGCCTATTCAAACACCCTGGCCGATGTGGCGATGAAATACTACAAGACCGATTTGCAGTCATCATTGGCCGATAAAGTGCCGACCAATGATGCCGATACCAATACCGTTCAGCATCTGGTGACCTACACCGTGGCCTTCGGCGTATCCGGTACTCTGCCGGACGGATTGAAGCCCAGTGCGGACCCTGACGACAACTGGCCCGGCTGGCCTCAAGCCGCCTCGGGTTCAGACGAAACCATCGATGATCTGCGCCACGCAGCCTATAACGGCCGCGGACAGTTCCTCAATGCCGGCGATCCTCAAGAACTGATCGAATCGTTGAATGGGGCGGTGCAGGATATTCAAGGACGTGACGCCTCGGCCTCGGCGGTCAGCGTCAACACCGGTTCCATTTCGTCATCGACCATGTTGTTTCAGGCGGAATTTAACAGTCAGAAGTGGACCGGTAAGATCAATGGTATTCCGGTGAAGTTAGATGGTTCCTTGGATTTAGCCAATAAAGAATCGGCCTCAAAAGTGCCGTTACACGGCGACCGCACGATCATCAGTTATGATGGCAGCAGTGGCATCCCATTTCAGTGGGTCGACCTAACCAGTGCGCAAAAGGCGCTGCTCGGTTCCCAAGAAATATTGGACTATACCCGGGGCGATCGCAGCAAAGAGGTCGCCAAAAATGGCACCTATCGTGACCGAACGTTAATCGCTCCATCACTCGGCCCCCTGGGTGACATTATTAACTCAGCACCCGCCTATGTCGGCAACCCGGAATTCCTCTACCCGGATTGGTTGGAGCCTAATAATAAATACAGTACTTTCCGTCGTAATCCGGACGGGGACGGCGTTACTAAAAAGATCGGATCCTTGGAGTTGTATCGCACTCCCATGCTCTATGTCGGTTCTAACGATGGCATGTTACATGCGTTTAATGTCGATCCAGCTATCACAGGCACGGCAAACTTTGGTCTGGAAGTCTTTGCCTATGTGCCGACCCAGGCGATGAAAAAGTTACCCGATATTGCCAATAAAAACTACAAACACGCCTATTCGGTGGATGGCTCACCCGAAGTGGCGGATGCCTACTTTAATGACCGTTGGCACACCGTGCTGACCAGTGGCATGAACGGCGGTGGCCAGGGGATCTTTGCCTTAGATGTCTCTAACCCCAATGCCTATAACACTGAGGCGGCTGCAGCCGCGACGGTACTGTGGGAATTCACCGATGCCGATGACGCCGACCTGGGCTATACCTTTGGTAAGCCGACGATCGCAAAAGCCAATAATGGCAAATGGGTTGCGATCTTCGGCAACGGTTATAACAACACCGTGGCCGACGGCCAGGTTGGTAGTGGCAGCGCGCTAATCTATATAGTCGATCTGGAAACCGGCGCTCTGCTGCAGAAAATCGATACCCAGATGAACGCCCTAGCGACCCCGAACGGTATGTCGACCCCAACCACCGTGGATCTCGACGGAGACTATCTAGCCGATGCGGTCTACGCCGGTGACTTGGAGGGCAATATGTGGAAGTTTGATATATCCAGTGCCAACCCGGCGCAGTGGGGTGTCGCATACAAAACCGGTAGCACTCCCACGCCGCTCTATACCGCCTGTGCGACCGTGGTGTGCAGTACCACCAATCGTCAACCCATTAGCGTGAAGCCGCAGATCGGCTTCAACAAAGGCGCCACCGGCTTACTTATTTACTTTGGCACCGGCACCTATTTTTTACAGAATGATAACCAGAATAACGGACTGCAGTCGTTCTATGCCATCTGGGATAAGGGCCTTGCCACGCTAACCGCTTTTAACAAGTTTCATCTGTTGCAGCAGAATATTATCGAGGAAGTGGCGGTGCCGACGGAAAATTTAGACAGTAATGGCGCCGCCATTATTTCCTACCAACGGGCCACGTCGAACTTCCCGATCAACTGGCATAGCGCAGCCGGTCTGCCCGTTGACGGCAGCGATGCCGACCTGTTGGTCGACTCTCATCTGGGCTGGTATATGGACCTAGTGAACACCGAGGGGGGCAATACCGATGGCAAGGGTGAACGCTCGGTCAGCAATCCAATGCTAAGAGATGGCAGCATTATTTTCGTTACCGCCATTCCCGATCAGGATCCCTGTTCCTATGGTGGTAGCAGCTGGTATATGGAGCTTAATGCGGTCACTGGCGCTCGTCCCGAAACAGCCATTATCGATATCGATGGCGATGGCGATATTGACGAGGACGACTATATTGATACCATCGCGAAAAACCAGGTGGCCAGTTCCGGGGCCCGCTCTGCGTCCTTGGCGACCTCACCCATCTGCATTACCTTGCCCAACGGCGTTGAGACCTGCAAATCGAATACGTCCGATGCCAGCATACTGGAGGTCGAGCGCGACGCGGGCGTCCTGCTGGGTCGTTGGATGTGGCGTGAACTTAGAGTCGGTCAATAGGGGAATAAACATGCTTAAACTCATTCAAATAATGGTACTGATGAGCTGCTTGATGCTGCCGTTTTTAGGTCATGCAGCTGAGCCGCAGATGGAACAGTTCGTCGAGCAGGTCTGGGGTGTTGATACGGCCCAGGCGCGCGTGCAAATCGGCGACCAATCCTTCACCTACACCAACTTCACCATCGTGCAGGATTATCGCGCCGAGCCAGATCAACGCTTGCCGCTCAATGCCGCGCGCCGAGGTACCTGGGTGCTAGTGGACGCTTACTACTCGGTTGACCTGAAACGCTATATTGTTCAGCGCCTGCAGCTTTTACCCTCGACCGCGGTAGCAAAAAAATTACTCGAGAAGCTCAACGACGAGTAGCGAGCTGATGACGAACTTACTGGGCGCGCGTGAAAAAAAATCACCAGAGTGGGAGCTCCTATGAAACAACAGACTGCAGGCTTTACCCTAATGGAACTGATGATATCGGTAGCCATCATCGGAATTTTAGCGGCCTTTGCTTTTCCGCGTTACATGCAATTTGTCGACAACGCCCATCGCAACGATGCCCAAGCGGCATTGATTTCTTTGGCAGCCCATTTGGAACGGCGCTTCACGGAAAATAACAGCTATTGCGACAGCGGTAGTGTGGTGGAGACCGATTGTGGCGCGGCGGCAAGCGGTGATAAAGGCAAACCTACCTTCTTTGCCCAAACGGTACCATTGGACGGTGGGACGCCAATCTATAACTTAACCATTGAATCGGTATCGGCAACGACCTTTGAAGTGCGCGCGGTTCGGGTCGCCGGCCAGCGCATGGCAAACGACGACTGTGGCGATTTCACCTACACCCAAACCGGCCGCAAAGATCAGGTGAACGAGACTGAAACCTGCTGGTAGACTCAGACCTTAACGGTCACAGCGTGCCACCTGCCAGCGCTGGTGGCTGAAACGCATGGGCTGCTGCTGGTCATTGCGCCGGCTATGAAGTTTGGCGCGGCCTAAAATATTAATCGTCATATGGTAGGCCGTTTTATCGAGCTCGCCCAATGGGCATAGGGTGAACCCGCTGGCCATACCGAGATAGGTATTGTCGCCGCGGATATCGCCAAACCGGAAGTAGGGCTGGCCCAGATTGTAGTAACCGAAGCGGGTCTCCGCCTTGGGCAATAGGACCCGCAGTATTTTCTCATCAGGGTCTAGTATTTTATTACGGTTCGAGTCGGTGAACAGGGCCCATTCCTGATGCATATCGTCGGCGCAGCGATTCGCTTGCAATGGGCAGAGGGTGACCAACGAATTTTCCAATGCGGCAGAGGCCCTAGCAAAGCTAAAAAGTTGTAGCCAACGTTTTTTTTCTTGATAGGCGCTATAGGATTGGCTCAGCTCTGTGAGTCTGGGTAGGGAGGTACCGGTGACAATCATCACCACGGCAATGACCACCACAAGTTCTATTAGGGTAAAGCCGGTGCGCTGCATTTGCGGTCCCTGCAAATTCAATGTTGCGCTACTGTAACGAAGGTTTATTGAGCCGGTAAAGCAAGGCAGTGCAAGTATAGCTTGGTTAGCCAATCGGGTTAGCAGGGCTATTCCAAGCCGAGTTTTTTCAGTCGATACCGCAATGCTCTAAAGGTAATGCCTAAGCGCTTTGCCGCCGCGGTGCGGTTCCATCGGGTTGCTTCCAAGGCCTGCTCGACGACATTGCGTTCTATATCCATAAGGTAGTCTTCCAGCGACACGCCGTCCGCTCGAGCCGCCAATGCCGCAGGCTCATTAGGCGATGGCTCGGCATTATAACGGCTGTTCAAATTTAGATCGGCGGCGCCGATGGTGTCGTCCTCACACAGAGCAAAAGCCCGTTCGAGGATGTTTTCCAGCTCGCGAACATTGCCGGGGAAGCTATACAGATGGAGTTCTTTTTTCGCCTCAGCGGTTAGCCGGGCCATCGGCAGTTCATAGTTGCCGGCAATACGCTGGAGTATTTGTTGACTCAACAAGGGGATGTCATCGGTACGTTCACGCAGCGCCGGAATCGTTAAGGCAATCACATTGATGCGATAAAACAAATCCTGGCGAAACTCGCCTGCTTCGACCATGGCGTCGAGATTTTTGTGCGTTGCACTGAGAATTCGGACATCGACATCGAGCTCATTTTGAGTGCCGATTGGCCGAATTTTTTTCTCCTGTATCGCCCGTAACAGTTTGACCTGCATGGCCAATGGCAAATCGGCGACCTCATCGAGAAATAGGGTGCCAGCTTGGGCGGCTTGAAAAAATCCCTGCTTATCTTCCGTTGCCCCGGTAAAGGCCCCCCGCTTGTGACCGAAAAATTCACTCTCCATTAATTCAGAGGGGATCGCACCGCAGTTCACCGCGATAAAGGGTCCCAGCGCACGCGGACCGAGGGTATGAATCTGACGCGCGGCCAGCTCCTTGCCCGATCCGGACTCACCCTGAATAAAGACCGGCGCTTGACTGACCGCCAGTTTGCGAATTTTTTTCTGTAGCAGTTGCATGGCCGCGGATTGGCCCATGTCTAGGGCTTTGGCATGCATACCGGTGTCGAGTTGATGGCCCGTCGGAGGCTTTACCTTCAGTGCCTGGGTGATGAGGTTGCGCAGTTTATTGACATCGAGTGGTTTGGACACGAAATCAAAGGCCCCGGATTTCAGTGACTCGATGGCCAGATCCATATTGCCGTGCGCGGTAATGACCGCTATCGGGGTGTCGGGTTTGGTCTCGGCAACGTAACGCACTATATCCAGGCCATTGCCATCGGGCAGGCGCATATCGGTGAGGATTAAATCCACCTCCTGTTGTTTGATGGCCATAATGGCCGACGAGACATCGACCGCGCTGCAGCTTGCGATACCCATGCGCATTAGGGTGATTTCGAGCAACTCGCGGATATCCGGTTCATCGTCGATAATTAACACACATTGGGCGGTTGGCATAGGGCGCAAATCCTTTTCTACAGAGTGACTAACGCTCACTGCGTTGACTGAGCGCGTGCGGGAACACGATTCGAAAACAACCACCGCGGCGATTTTGCACATAGGACAATTTCAGTCGGTTGGCTTCACACAGTTCCTTGGCAATATAAAGGCCTAAACCGGTGCCGCTGTGTTCCGTGGTGTAAAAGGGTTCAAACAGGTTTTTAATCTGATCGCCGGGGACGCCCAGCCCCTCATCTTCGATATCAAGATAGTATTGTTCACTGCCCGACAGTTCGCCGGTGCTGAGCCTAAGCCGACGCTGTCCGACCTGCAGACCACTATAATATAGACCATTGGCGATAAGATTGTGCAACGCCTGTTTGATTTGGTGAATATCGATGTGCATGTTGAAATTAACCTCGACGGCAATTTCAATTTGGTCCTGCTGACGTTCTGTTTCGAGTTCGCGTTCCGCCAAGCACTGTTCGATTAGGGCGGCCGCAGCGATACTGCTAATTTGTTTGGGTCGTCGGCGCGACAATTCCAGAATGGTCTCGATGATTGTATTGACCCGCTGAGAGTGGGTGTGAATCATCGCCAATAAACGCTTATCGGCTTCTGCCAAGGCCGGTGCTTCATCGAGCAACTGGGCGGCATGGCTGATCGCACCCAATGGGTTGCGTATTTCGTGAGCGATCGAGGCGGTCAGGCGACCAAGCGAGGCCAGTTTTAGCTGTTGCGCCTGCTGTTGCATCCGACCGGAGTCCTCCAAGAAAATAATCAGGTCACTGGTTTGCGTCGCGTGCAGTCGGGCAATATTGACGCTCACCCCGGGATGCTCGGTATCGGCCTGAATCGGTTCGATCTCGTTATGGGGGTTGCGTTGCCAACTGGCCAACCGATCCTGCAGGGACTGGCTGAGCCAGAAAGGGGGGGTATCGGTCTCCTTGAGCAGGTCGCGCGCAGCATCATTCATCAAACGAATCGCGCCCTCGCTGGTGACCACTATGATGCCGGTGCGCAGCCGCTGGACGATCAGCTCATTGAGATGGCGCAGGTCGAGAATGGTATCGGCTTGGACTCGAGCCAGCTGCTCGGTTTTTTTTACCCGTTGGCCAACATATTGTAAGAAGAGGGTCTCGGCAAAATAACCCAGACCCAGCAAGGCGGCCTGCAATAGATCCCTAGTGGCGCCGTCGAGCGGTAATATTTCGGTATAGACCACACTGGAGGTGGCGGTAGCGGCCACTAACAGGCTCTGCCGCAAGGGTAGGAGTAGCCCCCCGATGCCAACGCTAATCAACATTAGGCTGCCGAAGCCGCTGTCGACGCCGCCGCTGTAACGCAAGATCAGCATCAGCAGCAGGATATCGGTGATCAATAGAACGGTGATCGGTGTTTTCGATAGCTGCTCATTCACCGTTAATAGCATGCCCAGTATGGTCAGGATTAAATAGACCAAGGTCGCCAATTGCATGGACTCAGGGTTGGGGCTGGGCAGCAGCTCTTTTGCGGTCTCCGGTAACAGCGCCAGAACACAGAGGCCGGTCGCCAAGATCAGCCGGAAGATACCGAAAGCGAACAACAGCTGTTGGACGCGAAAAACGGGTTGACTGAGTCGGATGCTAAAGCTCATGTCGGGGCTTCTTTTTCAGGCCCCGGTGACGATAAAGATCACCGGTCGCGGTGTTAATAGGGTAGAAACCTTGTTCTGCGGCGAAACAGGCTTCACAATATGGTAATTACCTCCTTAGAGTAGTCTATGAACATACGTGTGGCGCTGGCCCAGCATCGTTTTCCGGTTGGGGACATAGACGGCAACGTCAGTAAAATATTGCTCTTGGCCCAACAGGCCATCGATCAACAGGCCGACATGGTGGTGTTTCCGGAACTGACATTGACCGGTTATCCGCCGGAAGACCTGCTCTTGCGCCCCAGCCTGGGTAAGCGGGTCAGTGATGGTTTACATCGCCTGTTCGACGCCAAACTGCCCATTGCCATCGTCGTCGGTTACCCGCAGCGGGAAGACGGCAAGCTGTTTAACAAGGCCATGGTGATCGACCATGGCCAGGTCATTGCCGACTACCGCAAGCAGCATCTGCCCAACTACCAAGTGTTTGATGAGAAACGCTACTTTCAGAAAGGCACGCAAACCTGCGTCTTTAGTTTTAAAGGCGCTCAGATAGCCCTAAGTATTTGCGAAGATATCTGGTACGACGGCCCCGCGCGCAGGGCCTTCGAAGCCGGTGCCATGATAAACATCAATATTAATGGCAGCCCCTATTCGATCAATCGCACCGCGGAACGGCATGAACAGGTGACCAAGGTGGTCAAGCAATGGCCGATGACCACCCTCTATGTCAATCATATAGGTGGCCAGGATGAGCTGGTGTTCGATGGCGGCTCCTTTGTTGTCAATCCTAATGGTGATGTCGCCCATACTCTGGCGCTGTTTAAGGAGAGCCTAGCGCTGGTCGATTTAACCTCGGTGGCCGGCCAATGGTGCGTAGTGGCGCCCTCGATTGCGCCGGAGCCCTCTAACTCGGCTGCCTTGTACGAGGCGTTGAAAGTCGGCTTGGCCGACTATGTTAATCGCAACGGCTTTTCAGGCATCGTGCTGGGCATGTCCGGGGGCATCGACTCGGCCCTCAGCGCCGCCATTGCCGTCGACGCCCTGGGCGCCGATCGCGTGATGGGGGTGATGATGCCTTACCACTATACCGCCAAGATCTCCCTAGAGGACGCCGAGGCCGAAGCGAAAAACCTAGGCATTCGCTATGAAGTGTTGCCTATAGGCGATGCCTTTGAAACGGCGTTGAGCACCCTAAAACCAGCCTTTGGTGACAAGCCGGTCGATGTTACCGAGCAAAATATGCAATCGCGTATGCGCGGTGTCTTCTTGATGGCGCTGTCCAATAAACTCGGCTTTATGGTGCTGACCACCGGGAACAAGAGTGAACTGGCGGTTGGCTATGCCACCCTCTACGGCGACATGTGCGGCGGCTATAACTGCCTGAAGGATGTCCCTAAGACGTGGGTCTATACCCTGTCCAATTGGCGCAATGAACAGAGCCCGGTGATCCCGGAGCGGGTCATTACCCGGCCGCCCTCGGCGGAATTGGCACCGGATCAGCTCGATGAGGATAGCTTGCCGCCCTATCCGATACTGGATGAAATTATCGAACGCTATGTCGAACGAGATGAAAGCCTCGATGCTATCGTCGCCGCCGGCTTTGACTACGACACTGTGTATCGGATCGTACGGCTGATCGACCTCAACGAATACAAACGCCGACAGGCACCAGAAGGGGTTCGGGTCTCCAAACGCGGTTTCGGCCGCGATCGGCGTTACCCGATCACCCATGGCTGGAAACCAGGAAACTAGCCGTAATGATTAATATTTTATGGGATCTAGACGGTACGCTGATCGACTCGATGGCGGTAATCGCCCGTTGTTTAAATCAAACTTCAGAGCACTTCGACCGTGGCCCAGTACCGGCGGCCCAGATCCGTTCGATGATCGGTCCGGAATTGGGTG
Protein-coding sequences here:
- a CDS encoding pilus assembly protein is translated as MMKKINTNVTQLRPQNLGFLVVMSLAGGLSSAANLSLADAPLFLASGVQPNIYFIVDDSGSMDWETLYTKEATANFGMTSNANGSSTVDVSPTIQTNGTSNPDRKEILNSCVGVNALHYNPTKTYTPWVGKDSSNNTYKDQSVTAAKKSPYNGSGTTDLTDEDGNDDRSGYFPWYDLDGDNVLDEYVDGNGNKSRDVLVDRNGNGTFDGWVTIKDSKGKDISVFESELECPDATVIRAALGSNAQTKDFLNRWLIAVEDMDTVEKTNFANWYSYYRKRKWVAKRALSTIIDESTARMGITTIWNRITEKVVNVDNISTPYNSTANDNKNDLMESMFKIGASNGTPLRSALKSAGEYFREAPGSGPILKADDGGSCQQNFAILMTDGVWNGNSPEVGNQDANTASPFDGGLYADAYSNTLADVAMKYYKTDLQSSLADKVPTNDADTNTVQHLVTYTVAFGVSGTLPDGLKPSADPDDNWPGWPQAASGSDETIDDLRHAAYNGRGQFLNAGDPQELIESLNGAVQDIQGRDASASAVSVNTGSISSSTMLFQAEFNSQKWTGKINGIPVKLDGSLDLANKESASKVPLHGDRTIISYDGSSGIPFQWVDLTSAQKALLGSQEILDYTRGDRSKEVAKNGTYRDRTLIAPSLGPLGDIINSAPAYVGNPEFLYPDWLEPNNKYSTFRRNPDGDGVTKKIGSLELYRTPMLYVGSNDGMLHAFNVDPAITGTANFGLEVFAYVPTQAMKKLPDIANKNYKHAYSVDGSPEVADAYFNDRWHTVLTSGMNGGGQGIFALDVSNPNAYNTEAAAAATVLWEFTDADDADLGYTFGKPTIAKANNGKWVAIFGNGYNNTVADGQVGSGSALIYIVDLETGALLQKIDTQMNALATPNGMSTPTTVDLDGDYLADAVYAGDLEGNMWKFDISSANPAQWGVAYKTGSTPTPLYTACATVVCSTTNRQPISVKPQIGFNKGATGLLIYFGTGTYFLQNDNQNNGLQSFYAIWDKGLATLTAFNKFHLLQQNIIEEVAVPTENLDSNGAAIISYQRATSNFPINWHSAAGLPVDGSDADLLVDSHLGWYMDLVNTEGGNTDGKGERSVSNPMLRDGSIIFVTAIPDQDPCSYGGSSWYMELNAVTGARPETAIIDIDGDGDIDEDDYIDTIAKNQVASSGARSASLATSPICITLPNGVETCKSNTSDASILEVERDAGVLLGRWMWRELRVGQ
- a CDS encoding type IV pilin protein, whose product is MKQQTAGFTLMELMISVAIIGILAAFAFPRYMQFVDNAHRNDAQAALISLAAHLERRFTENNSYCDSGSVVETDCGAAASGDKGKPTFFAQTVPLDGGTPIYNLTIESVSATTFEVRAVRVAGQRMANDDCGDFTYTQTGRKDQVNETETCW
- a CDS encoding GspH/FimT family protein, coding for MNLQGPQMQRTGFTLIELVVVIAVVMIVTGTSLPRLTELSQSYSAYQEKKRWLQLFSFARASAALENSLVTLCPLQANRCADDMHQEWALFTDSNRNKILDPDEKILRVLLPKAETRFGYYNLGQPYFRFGDIRGDNTYLGMASGFTLCPLGELDKTAYHMTINILGRAKLHSRRNDQQQPMRFSHQRWQVARCDR
- a CDS encoding sigma-54-dependent transcriptional regulator, with the protein product MPTAQCVLIIDDEPDIRELLEITLMRMGIASCSAVDVSSAIMAIKQQEVDLILTDMRLPDGNGLDIVRYVAETKPDTPIAVITAHGNMDLAIESLKSGAFDFVSKPLDVNKLRNLITQALKVKPPTGHQLDTGMHAKALDMGQSAAMQLLQKKIRKLAVSQAPVFIQGESGSGKELAARQIHTLGPRALGPFIAVNCGAIPSELMESEFFGHKRGAFTGATEDKQGFFQAAQAGTLFLDEVADLPLAMQVKLLRAIQEKKIRPIGTQNELDVDVRILSATHKNLDAMVEAGEFRQDLFYRINVIALTIPALRERTDDIPLLSQQILQRIAGNYELPMARLTAEAKKELHLYSFPGNVRELENILERAFALCEDDTIGAADLNLNSRYNAEPSPNEPAALAARADGVSLEDYLMDIERNVVEQALEATRWNRTAAAKRLGITFRALRYRLKKLGLE
- a CDS encoding sensor histidine kinase translates to MSFSIRLSQPVFRVQQLLFAFGIFRLILATGLCVLALLPETAKELLPSPNPESMQLATLVYLILTILGMLLTVNEQLSKTPITVLLITDILLLMLILRYSGGVDSGFGSLMLISVGIGGLLLPLRQSLLVAATATSSVVYTEILPLDGATRDLLQAALLGLGYFAETLFLQYVGQRVKKTEQLARVQADTILDLRHLNELIVQRLRTGIIVVTSEGAIRLMNDAARDLLKETDTPPFWLSQSLQDRLASWQRNPHNEIEPIQADTEHPGVSVNIARLHATQTSDLIIFLEDSGRMQQQAQQLKLASLGRLTASIAHEIRNPLGAISHAAQLLDEAPALAEADKRLLAMIHTHSQRVNTIIETILELSRRRPKQISSIAAAALIEQCLAERELETERQQDQIEIAVEVNFNMHIDIHQIKQALHNLIANGLYYSGLQVGQRRLRLSTGELSGSEQYYLDIEDEGLGVPGDQIKNLFEPFYTTEHSGTGLGLYIAKELCEANRLKLSYVQNRRGGCFRIVFPHALSQRSER
- a CDS encoding NAD+ synthase, translated to MNIRVALAQHRFPVGDIDGNVSKILLLAQQAIDQQADMVVFPELTLTGYPPEDLLLRPSLGKRVSDGLHRLFDAKLPIAIVVGYPQREDGKLFNKAMVIDHGQVIADYRKQHLPNYQVFDEKRYFQKGTQTCVFSFKGAQIALSICEDIWYDGPARRAFEAGAMINININGSPYSINRTAERHEQVTKVVKQWPMTTLYVNHIGGQDELVFDGGSFVVNPNGDVAHTLALFKESLALVDLTSVAGQWCVVAPSIAPEPSNSAALYEALKVGLADYVNRNGFSGIVLGMSGGIDSALSAAIAVDALGADRVMGVMMPYHYTAKISLEDAEAEAKNLGIRYEVLPIGDAFETALSTLKPAFGDKPVDVTEQNMQSRMRGVFLMALSNKLGFMVLTTGNKSELAVGYATLYGDMCGGYNCLKDVPKTWVYTLSNWRNEQSPVIPERVITRPPSAELAPDQLDEDSLPPYPILDEIIERYVERDESLDAIVAAGFDYDTVYRIVRLIDLNEYKRRQAPEGVRVSKRGFGRDRRYPITHGWKPGN